DNA from Bacillus sp. 2205SS5-2:
AAAAACAATGGCTCTATTTAGAAAGGTCCAAACAGAATTTTGGAATGACCCGAGAGTGGTGGAAGAGATGACACCAGAGGATAAATATTTTTTTCTTTACTTGTTGACCAATAGTAGTACAAGTCAAATCGGCATCTATCAAATTACGAAAAAACAAATGGCCTATGATACAGGCTATTCACAAGAAAGTATTAACGCTCTACTTGAACGTTTTATCAATCGTCATCAAAATATGATTTATAATCCGGAAACAAGAGAAATTGCCATAAAAAATTGGGGGAAATACAACTTGAACAGAGGGGGTAAACCTATGTTGGATTGTGTGGAATCTCAACTGAAATCTGTCAAAGATGTCTCGTTAATATCATACGTTAGTGAGCAAATGGAGAATGGTTCTATTAAAGATATCTACGATAAGTATACGACTCATGAAGGGAACGTAAAGCAAGGTTCAAAAAAGAGTGAAACCGCGTCAAATAAAGGTTTTTACGATACGTCCACGATACGTGGGCAAGAGGAAGAAAAAGAGGAAGAAGAAGTAGAAGTAGAAGTAGAAGTAGAAGATCAACTAGTAAACAAATCCTCTGCTACTGCGACAATCATTCAAACGTTTGAATCCTGCCTATGTCGACTATCCCCTTTGCAATTGGCATCCATCCAAAAATGGGTAGAAGATGTACAAGAGCCCGA
Protein-coding regions in this window:
- a CDS encoding DnaD domain-containing protein, with product MALFRKVQTEFWNDPRVVEEMTPEDKYFFLYLLTNSSTSQIGIYQITKKQMAYDTGYSQESINALLERFINRHQNMIYNPETREIAIKNWGKYNLNRGGKPMLDCVESQLKSVKDVSLISYVSEQMENGSIKDIYDKYTTHEGNVKQGSKKSETASNKGFYDTSTIRGQEEEKEEEEVEVEVEVEDQLVNKSSATATIIQTFESCLCRLSPLQLASIQKWVEDVQEPEIVLEAIKIADDRNRRTFGFVEYLLREWADKKLTRLTHIQTYENSKFQVKSCQSNGAVGRDVPRENEFTFDLSAGEGGRWD